AAGGTGACGACTTCGGCGCCGAGCTCCGTCTGCAGCCACTTCAGGATGATCGAGGTGTCGAGGCCGCCGGAATAGGCGAGAACGACTTTCTTCACGTCTTTGTATGATGCCATGATGATGAGGTCCGTTGCATAAAAGGCCGGCAAAACCCGGTGTCGCGGCACTTTTAGCGAGATTGGCGCGTGACGCAAGGGCAAGCCGGACACCACAAGCCTAGTTTAGAGATGGGCCGCGATATTCATGCGCCGATGCAGGATGCGAATAACCGTCAACACTTTTTCGGTCTCAGCGTAGATGACGAAATGCGAGCGAAACGCCAAGGCGGTGTAGCCGCTCCTCAATCCAATGATTTTGCGGCCACGCTTTGTCTGTGCTGCAAGCGCCTGGCAGTCATCCCGGAGCGCAACGATATAGTCCTCCGCTTGACCTTGGCCCCATTTCTCTTCGGTATAGTCATAAATCCTGTCGATATCATCGACAGCGGCTGGCGAGAGAACAAGCGCTTTCATTGGCGACCGTGTCGCGCTCGCTTTCCCTCGATAAAAGCATCAAAATCAAAAGGCCGCGGTTTGCCAGATTTCTCACCTTCGATAATGGCTGCCTCGATTGCCGCAAGCTCTGCCTCGCGCTGCAAAAGCCTCAAGCCGGCGTCGATCACCTCGTCTGCGGAGCCATAGGCTCCCTGATCGAGCTGATTGCCGATAAATTCCTCCATGTGGTCATCGATTCTGATGGACACGACCTTGGCCACGCGCGGGTACCTCGCAGGTTTGACTTGCACTTCGAAACTACCATATTCGGCAGCGT
This Rhizobium brockwellii DNA region includes the following protein-coding sequences:
- a CDS encoding type II toxin-antitoxin system RelE/ParE family toxin, which gives rise to MKALVLSPAAVDDIDRIYDYTEEKWGQGQAEDYIVALRDDCQALAAQTKRGRKIIGLRSGYTALAFRSHFVIYAETEKVLTVIRILHRRMNIAAHL
- a CDS encoding type II toxin-antitoxin system ParD family antitoxin, which codes for MDAAEYGSFEVQVKPARYPRVAKVVSIRIDDHMEEFIGNQLDQGAYGSADEVIDAGLRLLQREAELAAIEAAIIEGEKSGKPRPFDFDAFIEGKRARHGRQ